In one Cloacibacillus porcorum genomic region, the following are encoded:
- a CDS encoding FadR/GntR family transcriptional regulator has protein sequence MNEKRRLVIEKLLEKIHSGEIVVGDKLLPERQLAEAVGETRPVMREGLIALDAMGVIDIRDRQGIFLSSNEENEARMMLHRVRGWPADILSRVMEVRQIIEPLATGLAAARRGEKDLIKIQECLKHMEELAGQAGEEAAKEGAYWNTSFHTVIVESADNAYLSRIYEGVYSIIEQGMSMMRINTSPGAHGGRLVAYQDHVRLYELIEAKDSAGAELFAEEHLRRTIVAMVRLGQIVPTSDLFEQGFVGKARLR, from the coding sequence ATGAACGAAAAAAGAAGGCTTGTTATAGAAAAACTGCTGGAAAAGATCCACAGCGGTGAGATTGTTGTCGGCGATAAACTCCTCCCGGAGAGACAGCTGGCCGAAGCTGTTGGCGAGACGCGTCCGGTAATGCGCGAGGGGCTCATTGCCTTGGACGCGATGGGTGTGATCGATATTCGTGACAGGCAGGGAATATTCCTCTCCTCAAACGAAGAAAACGAAGCCAGAATGATGCTCCACCGGGTACGGGGCTGGCCGGCCGATATCCTCTCAAGGGTGATGGAGGTCCGCCAGATCATTGAACCGCTGGCTACGGGACTTGCGGCCGCCAGACGCGGTGAGAAGGATCTTATAAAGATTCAGGAATGTCTGAAACATATGGAAGAGCTTGCCGGGCAGGCCGGAGAAGAGGCGGCCAAAGAGGGCGCTTACTGGAATACCTCGTTTCATACGGTGATCGTGGAATCGGCGGACAACGCTTATCTGTCTCGCATCTACGAGGGGGTCTACTCTATCATTGAGCAGGGCATGTCGATGATGAGGATCAATACCTCTCCCGGGGCACATGGCGGCCGGTTGGTCGCCTATCAGGACCATGTCCGGCTCTACGAGCTGATCGAGGCAAAAGATTCCGCCGGGGCCGAGCTCTTTGCGGAGGAGCATCTGCGGCGCACTATAGTCGCCATGGTCCGGCTTGGACAGATCGTACCGACGTCGGACCTCTTTGAACAGGGATTTGTGGGAAAAGCACGTCTGCGCTGA
- a CDS encoding M20/M25/M40 family metallo-hydrolase → MEYSARTLMILQNLIRIRSCLPEGDELDVVKYIASIFEPYGVPVNIVRHGNNRASMVLSLRGGGSGVKRALMAHLDTVNPLEPRRWLHAPFAADFDGEKVYGCGASSSKGGVAAICAAALSLLEAGRLPSGETRLCFTAGGDDDGMGAKSLLEGGFLEGISEVIFADPTGLGIATAQKGAVWMKAEVLGRRVHVLEAEKGVDALYWLLEFVRRIKGLLKEARPHSLLGGSTVYLTGVFTSEREICILPESACGNIDIRLIPSVDLAVFIQNIDRLIAAMTKEVPGLSINYSILNARPPVGVSADSPLVRRIESICRRERIENARSGLGYFSDSSVVVKELGVPFVILGPGERVFDDKMDEYVYMNKVCAAQKIYEKYMLE, encoded by the coding sequence ATGGAATATTCCGCAAGGACTTTGATGATACTGCAAAATCTGATACGCATCCGCTCTTGTTTGCCGGAGGGCGACGAATTGGATGTCGTTAAGTATATCGCTTCGATTTTTGAGCCCTACGGGGTGCCGGTCAATATCGTCCGTCACGGGAATAACAGGGCTTCAATGGTTCTTTCGCTGAGAGGCGGCGGAAGTGGCGTAAAGAGGGCTTTGATGGCTCATCTGGATACGGTGAATCCGCTTGAGCCGCGGCGGTGGCTACATGCCCCGTTTGCAGCCGATTTTGACGGGGAGAAGGTTTACGGCTGCGGCGCCTCCAGCTCTAAGGGCGGCGTGGCCGCGATTTGCGCCGCGGCGCTCTCTCTGCTGGAAGCGGGACGCCTGCCCTCCGGGGAGACGCGGCTCTGTTTCACGGCGGGCGGCGATGACGACGGGATGGGGGCTAAGTCGCTTCTTGAGGGCGGGTTCCTTGAAGGTATTTCAGAGGTTATCTTTGCCGATCCTACCGGGCTTGGCATCGCTACCGCGCAGAAGGGCGCCGTGTGGATGAAGGCCGAGGTCCTCGGCCGGCGCGTGCATGTGCTGGAGGCGGAAAAGGGGGTTGACGCGCTTTATTGGCTGCTGGAGTTTGTCCGCCGTATCAAAGGACTGCTGAAGGAGGCGCGGCCGCACTCTCTGCTGGGCGGCTCCACCGTGTATCTGACGGGGGTTTTTACAAGCGAAAGGGAGATATGTATCCTGCCGGAATCAGCGTGCGGGAATATCGATATAAGGCTGATACCGAGCGTCGACCTTGCGGTCTTTATTCAGAATATCGACCGTCTGATTGCCGCGATGACGAAAGAGGTCCCAGGCCTTTCGATAAATTACAGCATTTTGAACGCGCGTCCGCCGGTCGGTGTGAGCGCGGATTCGCCTCTCGTCAGGCGGATCGAATCTATCTGCCGGCGTGAGCGGATCGAAAACGCCAGGTCCGGACTCGGCTATTTCTCCGACTCTTCGGTCGTCGTCAAGGAGCTCGGCGTTCCATTTGTGATCCTCGGTCCCGGGGAACGGGTATTTGACGACAAAATGGACGAATATGTTTATATGAACAAGGTCTGTGCCGCTCAAAAGATATATGAAAAGTATATGTTGGAATAA
- a CDS encoding TRAP transporter substrate-binding protein yields the protein MKKSISAILISVILVTFAFGTAFAKEEYRIKFGYSASDKEANIITFYNTFEKYVEEASGGRIAVDVYANAQLGGERQMLEGMTLGTIEMAMLSPGIAANIAPKFQVIDLPYLFNDRAAAYKALDGKLGQTLNDQILPKGVRLLCFPENGFRQITNNKAPIKSPADLKGVKVRVQPIPAHLELFKAFGANPTPVDFGELYTALLQKTVDAQENSITLIYSSKLYEVQKYLTMSNHVYAPSAVFMSEAFYKRLPADLQKIVMDGAKKFRDASRANQQKEGDRLLKEMVEKNGLKVYSPTDAEMKQFRDAAQSVYKTMEPVLGKELIDMAREANKK from the coding sequence ATGAAAAAGAGTATCAGCGCAATTCTCATTTCCGTTATTCTCGTAACATTCGCATTCGGCACGGCCTTCGCAAAGGAAGAGTACCGTATAAAGTTCGGTTACAGCGCCTCGGACAAAGAGGCTAACATCATCACCTTCTACAATACCTTCGAAAAGTATGTGGAAGAGGCTTCCGGCGGACGTATCGCCGTCGACGTTTACGCAAACGCCCAGCTTGGCGGCGAACGCCAGATGCTTGAAGGAATGACCCTCGGCACGATCGAAATGGCGATGCTCTCGCCCGGTATCGCCGCGAATATCGCGCCTAAGTTCCAGGTCATCGACCTGCCCTATCTCTTCAACGACAGGGCCGCCGCCTATAAGGCGCTGGACGGCAAACTTGGACAGACCCTCAACGATCAGATACTGCCGAAGGGCGTCCGTCTCCTCTGCTTCCCTGAGAACGGTTTCCGCCAGATCACAAACAATAAGGCTCCCATAAAGAGCCCCGCCGATCTTAAGGGAGTCAAGGTCCGCGTCCAGCCGATTCCCGCCCACCTGGAGCTCTTCAAGGCCTTCGGCGCCAATCCGACCCCCGTCGACTTCGGCGAACTCTACACCGCCCTGCTTCAGAAGACCGTCGACGCGCAGGAAAACTCCATAACCCTCATCTACAGCTCAAAGCTCTACGAGGTGCAGAAATACCTCACCATGAGCAATCACGTCTACGCCCCATCGGCGGTTTTCATGAGCGAAGCCTTCTATAAGAGGCTCCCCGCCGACCTCCAGAAGATCGTCATGGACGGCGCGAAGAAATTCCGCGACGCCTCCCGCGCTAACCAGCAGAAGGAGGGCGATCGTCTGCTTAAGGAAATGGTGGAGAAAAACGGCCTCAAAGTCTACTCTCCGACAGACGCTGAGATGAAGCAGTTCCGCGATGCGGCTCAGTCCGTCTACAAGACGATGGAACCGGTTCTTGGCAAAGAGCTGATCGACATGGCCCGCGAGGCGAACAAGAAATAA
- a CDS encoding Ldh family oxidoreductase: MRDYVVKYEDLCRVTKEMFMGLGYSDLQASTVTNCLVEADLRHKHSHGVAAMMTYVSHLKAGNLHLDAPEPTTVFETPLSLVLDGHSGVGYCIADFAVKKTIEKAKKSGVCITTVRQANHYGFAAHWTEMMAQEGLIGISATNTVRCVCPTRSAERNLGTNPMTFAFPTAGDEPMFNLDMATCVMAHGKLVRSQVFAESGVLPREVIIDGKGEVVTDFKEALEILHHGDDRSDAPKPNTGGLVPLGGVTEILSGHKGYGLAMLVELLTGGLAGGTPSKFIPLAHEGICFFFMAIDPALFGDPKEVREHIKYIINEYRKTAALDPNMPVIMPGDKSRAARAKAMRDGIELSPEIIDILREVAGITKKEAELESILKHD, encoded by the coding sequence ATGAGGGATTATGTAGTGAAGTATGAGGATCTTTGCAGGGTCACAAAGGAAATGTTCATGGGGCTCGGATATTCCGATCTCCAGGCTTCGACCGTCACCAACTGTCTGGTGGAGGCGGACCTGCGCCACAAACATTCGCACGGCGTCGCCGCGATGATGACCTATGTCAGCCATCTTAAGGCGGGGAACCTCCACCTGGACGCTCCGGAACCGACGACGGTCTTTGAAACTCCGCTCTCTCTCGTCCTTGACGGACATTCGGGCGTGGGCTACTGCATAGCCGACTTTGCCGTCAAAAAGACGATTGAAAAGGCCAAAAAGAGCGGCGTCTGCATCACGACGGTCCGCCAGGCGAACCACTACGGCTTCGCGGCCCACTGGACGGAGATGATGGCCCAGGAGGGGCTCATCGGCATCTCCGCGACAAACACCGTCCGCTGCGTCTGCCCGACAAGAAGCGCGGAGCGCAATCTCGGCACAAACCCGATGACGTTCGCCTTCCCAACCGCCGGGGACGAACCGATGTTCAACCTCGATATGGCGACCTGCGTCATGGCGCACGGCAAACTCGTCCGCAGCCAGGTATTTGCGGAAAGCGGCGTGCTTCCCCGCGAGGTGATTATCGACGGCAAGGGTGAAGTGGTAACGGACTTTAAAGAGGCCCTTGAAATCCTCCATCACGGAGACGACAGAAGCGACGCGCCGAAGCCAAACACCGGCGGTCTCGTTCCCCTGGGAGGGGTCACGGAGATCTTGAGCGGACATAAGGGTTACGGCCTCGCGATGCTCGTCGAGCTTCTCACGGGCGGCCTTGCGGGCGGCACGCCCAGTAAATTCATCCCGCTCGCGCACGAGGGCATCTGCTTCTTCTTCATGGCAATTGACCCGGCGCTCTTCGGCGACCCGAAAGAGGTCCGCGAACATATCAAATACATCATCAATGAATACAGAAAGACGGCGGCGCTTGATCCGAATATGCCTGTGATCATGCCCGGCGACAAGTCCCGCGCGGCCCGCGCCAAGGCGATGAGGGACGGCATCGAACTGAGCCCCGAAATTATCGATATTTTGAGAGAAGTAGCCGGAATAACGAAAAAAGAGGCGGAGCTTGAATCTATCTTAAAACATGATTAA
- a CDS encoding DUF1667 domain-containing protein, whose amino-acid sequence MIEKEFICVVCPNGCSIKVRYEEGNPPKLTAAEGARCPRGRSWAQQEIENPMRTFSSSVLVEDGDFLEASVRLTKPVPLAKVFAVMEEIKKIRLRAPLSIGDVILTDPAGTKTEVIVTRNVPLKAK is encoded by the coding sequence ATGATCGAAAAGGAATTTATCTGTGTCGTCTGCCCTAACGGCTGTTCGATAAAGGTCCGCTACGAAGAGGGCAACCCGCCTAAGCTGACCGCCGCAGAGGGCGCGCGCTGCCCGCGCGGCAGGAGCTGGGCGCAGCAGGAGATAGAGAACCCGATGCGCACCTTCTCGTCAAGCGTCCTCGTCGAGGACGGGGATTTCCTTGAGGCCAGCGTCCGCCTCACAAAGCCCGTGCCGCTCGCCAAAGTATTCGCGGTGATGGAGGAGATAAAGAAGATAAGGCTCCGGGCCCCGCTCTCTATCGGCGATGTGATCCTCACCGACCCCGCGGGAACGAAGACAGAGGTAATCGTGACAAGAAACGTGCCGTTAAAGGCAAAATAG
- a CDS encoding NAD(P)/FAD-dependent oxidoreductase — translation MEHSFSVIIIGGGVVGNAIARELSRFQLTAALLEKEPDVGMETSCRNSGVLHSGINYKPGTLRAKLAVRGNSMMDRLCGDLKVKIKRIGKLTTALDEDELPGIKRLMDQGTANGVPGLKVLENAEMRKIQPGVEGIAAVWSPTSAIISPYGLTIALAENAHANGVEFFLGREVTSIAKENDGKFTVKTACGETFTADIVINAAGLSSGRISALAGVAAGNNGESLRIWPCRGEYYVLDKRLDGTLKTLIYPVPGAKDAGLGIHLTPTVDGNILIGPSADYIPEEIPEDYCVTAPVLEDLRREGQKLLSDIKMSDFIRNFAGNRPKRTSPAEGGNGDFIIEEANGLGGFINIVGIESPGLTSAPAIAEMVRDIVANHMALKEKELFIAERPGFAGHFCDLPNEEQERLVKENPEYGEIICRCEKITKKEVRDAIENTLGARTLVSIKYRARNGMGRCQGGFCTPRIVRMLRDEYGFTPEDYLFREAGSNLFTGNVREGEDR, via the coding sequence TTGGAACATTCGTTCAGCGTCATTATCATCGGAGGCGGGGTAGTCGGCAACGCAATAGCCAGGGAACTCTCTCGTTTTCAGTTGACGGCGGCGCTCTTAGAAAAAGAACCTGACGTCGGGATGGAGACAAGCTGCCGTAACAGCGGCGTTCTGCACTCAGGCATAAACTACAAACCAGGGACGCTGCGCGCTAAGCTCGCCGTTCGCGGAAACTCAATGATGGACAGGCTCTGCGGCGACCTGAAGGTAAAGATAAAAAGAATCGGCAAGCTCACGACCGCCCTTGACGAAGACGAGCTGCCGGGGATCAAGCGGCTTATGGACCAGGGTACGGCTAACGGCGTGCCGGGGCTTAAGGTTCTTGAGAACGCGGAGATGCGGAAGATCCAGCCCGGCGTAGAAGGCATCGCGGCGGTATGGAGCCCTACAAGCGCGATAATATCACCTTACGGCCTCACGATAGCGCTTGCGGAAAACGCGCACGCGAACGGCGTTGAATTTTTCCTTGGACGCGAGGTTACCTCCATCGCAAAGGAAAACGACGGGAAATTCACCGTTAAAACAGCCTGCGGGGAGACTTTTACCGCGGATATCGTGATCAACGCGGCCGGACTCTCCAGCGGCAGGATCAGCGCGCTGGCCGGCGTTGCGGCGGGCAATAACGGCGAAAGCCTCAGGATCTGGCCCTGCCGCGGCGAGTATTACGTGCTGGACAAACGTCTTGACGGTACGCTCAAGACCCTCATATATCCCGTCCCCGGCGCGAAGGACGCGGGGCTCGGCATTCACCTCACGCCGACGGTTGACGGCAACATCCTGATCGGGCCGAGCGCCGACTACATCCCAGAAGAGATCCCTGAGGATTACTGCGTCACCGCTCCCGTTCTCGAAGATCTCAGGAGAGAGGGGCAGAAACTCCTGTCAGATATTAAGATGAGCGACTTTATCCGTAATTTCGCCGGCAACCGACCCAAGCGCACCTCGCCCGCCGAGGGGGGAAACGGAGACTTTATCATCGAAGAGGCTAACGGCCTCGGCGGCTTTATAAACATCGTCGGCATCGAAAGCCCGGGGCTCACCAGCGCGCCGGCGATCGCCGAAATGGTGCGTGATATCGTCGCCAATCATATGGCCCTTAAGGAAAAGGAACTTTTTATCGCGGAGCGTCCAGGATTCGCCGGGCATTTCTGCGATCTTCCCAACGAGGAGCAGGAGCGTCTCGTTAAGGAAAACCCGGAGTACGGCGAGATCATCTGCCGCTGCGAAAAGATAACGAAGAAAGAGGTCCGCGACGCGATCGAGAACACGCTCGGAGCAAGGACCCTTGTAAGCATCAAGTACCGCGCGAGGAACGGCATGGGGCGCTGTCAGGGCGGCTTCTGCACGCCGAGGATCGTCCGTATGCTGCGCGACGAGTACGGCTTTACCCCCGAAGATTACCTTTTCAGAGAGGCCGGCTCCAATCTCTTTACCGGCAATGTACGGGAAGGAGAGGACAGATAA
- a CDS encoding sodium/proline symporter, which yields MNWALISFFIYLLVICLIGVVTMRIGNTYEDFLIGGRRIGPWVSSFALITSYMSGYTYTAAPGLGYAGGYSVLWWATGDAPGNALSFGILGRRLRKYSELLGAITLPEYYEKRFNSPALRVIAALVILLTVSMHLVAQWTASGKLLSVVFGTEYFTGMLIGCAVVLLYTIMGGYLAVVYTDFIQGLLMFGGTQVLFWVALFKVGGFAALNDKLGAVNPALVTPWGPDMAYYGLLAAATPIILIIMGSFGMPHITIKHFSMRNPSTARQAMLITGVFVVLFSFVYYMTGSLARVILGEGLADVEQAGVKLWFSVLPPFWAGLLSSAAVASLMSTADSFLLLLVSTIAHDLLNRFSKREIPEKKRLFISRVLVLIVAVLSFIVAMNPPALVFTIVIFVFGGMALAFGVPNLFSVFWKRATAAGVIASMVCSLFIYVGATLGSWNLLGLHPFIAGLVVAVAVLVVVSLFTEPPHKRTLALFETAAEYGDIPKAVAAGASAAVSCEARAAADERREFFDKVLAPAGN from the coding sequence ATGAACTGGGCGCTTATTTCGTTTTTTATTTATCTGCTGGTGATATGTCTCATTGGCGTCGTTACGATGAGGATCGGGAATACCTATGAGGATTTTCTCATCGGCGGAAGAAGGATCGGTCCGTGGGTCTCGTCTTTTGCTCTGATAACCTCTTATATGAGCGGATATACGTACACGGCGGCCCCCGGCCTTGGGTATGCGGGCGGGTATTCCGTGCTTTGGTGGGCTACGGGGGATGCTCCGGGCAACGCCCTGAGCTTCGGCATTCTCGGACGCCGCCTGCGGAAATATTCCGAATTGCTCGGCGCGATAACCCTGCCGGAGTATTACGAGAAACGTTTTAATTCGCCGGCGCTGCGCGTCATCGCCGCGCTTGTGATCCTGCTTACGGTCAGTATGCACCTGGTGGCGCAGTGGACTGCCTCCGGCAAGCTGCTGAGCGTGGTATTCGGTACGGAGTATTTCACCGGCATGCTGATCGGCTGCGCCGTCGTCCTTCTTTATACGATAATGGGCGGTTATCTGGCGGTGGTTTATACGGACTTTATTCAGGGGCTGCTGATGTTCGGCGGGACGCAGGTGCTTTTCTGGGTGGCCCTTTTCAAGGTTGGGGGCTTTGCCGCGCTGAACGACAAGCTGGGCGCGGTAAATCCCGCGCTCGTCACGCCTTGGGGGCCAGACATGGCCTATTATGGTCTGCTGGCGGCGGCCACGCCGATAATTCTCATCATTATGGGCAGCTTCGGGATGCCGCATATAACGATCAAGCATTTCTCCATGCGCAACCCGAGTACGGCGCGCCAGGCGATGCTCATAACCGGGGTATTCGTCGTACTTTTCAGCTTTGTCTATTATATGACGGGCAGTCTCGCGAGGGTGATCCTCGGCGAGGGACTCGCCGATGTGGAGCAGGCTGGCGTGAAGCTCTGGTTCTCGGTGCTTCCGCCCTTCTGGGCCGGTCTTTTGAGCTCCGCCGCCGTCGCCTCGCTGATGTCGACCGCCGACTCTTTCCTACTGCTTCTCGTCTCAACGATCGCGCATGATCTGCTTAACCGTTTTTCAAAGCGCGAAATACCGGAAAAAAAGCGGCTTTTCATCTCACGGGTGCTTGTTCTTATCGTCGCCGTGCTCTCTTTTATTGTCGCCATGAATCCGCCCGCGCTTGTATTTACGATCGTGATTTTTGTATTCGGCGGGATGGCGCTTGCCTTCGGAGTGCCCAATCTTTTCTCGGTATTCTGGAAGCGCGCGACCGCCGCCGGGGTTATCGCCAGTATGGTATGTTCCCTCTTTATCTATGTCGGAGCGACGCTGGGCAGCTGGAACCTGCTGGGGCTGCATCCCTTCATCGCGGGACTGGTAGTCGCCGTGGCCGTGCTGGTCGTCGTTTCGCTGTTTACGGAGCCGCCGCATAAAAGAACGCTTGCGCTCTTTGAGACTGCCGCCGAATATGGGGATATTCCCAAAGCGGTCGCCGCCGGCGCATCGGCAGCCGTGAGCTGCGAGGCGCGCGCCGCCGCGGACGAACGGAGGGAGTTTTTTGATAAGGTGTTGGCGCCGGCGGGTAACTGA
- a CDS encoding NAD(P)/FAD-dependent oxidoreductase yields MVRERHDLVIIGGGPAGLAAAAAAKEAGCGDLLLIERDRVLGGILNQCIHDGFGLHAFKEALSGPEYADRFIKRVRELDIPVMEKTIVLDLSKDKVLRVSREGEIKEIEAKAVVLAMGCRERTRGALSIPGHRPAGVYTAGTVQNLVNLENIMPGKHVVILGSGDIGLIMARRMTLEGAKVEAVFEVLPYSSGLQRNIRQCLDDYGIPLYLATTVIDIYGPNGRLEGVTVAEVDERRRPVKGTERFVPCDTLLLSVGLIPENELTREAEVLIDSVTQGADVDDSCMTKIPGIFACGNVLHVHDLVDFVSMEAARAGRNAALYAAGRLAGQNKEVAVKAGEGVRYVVPQRISRGEDVSLAFRVTTPSSGRVIEVRDGERVLKTKEETRLHPAEMVWVEMGKMDLEDINSLEVRVR; encoded by the coding sequence ATGGTGCGTGAAAGACATGACCTGGTGATTATCGGCGGCGGCCCCGCGGGGCTTGCGGCGGCGGCGGCGGCCAAAGAGGCCGGATGCGGCGATCTGCTGCTGATAGAAAGGGACCGCGTGCTCGGCGGGATCCTGAATCAGTGCATCCACGACGGCTTCGGGCTCCACGCCTTCAAAGAGGCCCTCTCGGGACCGGAATATGCCGACCGTTTCATAAAGAGGGTACGCGAGCTCGACATCCCCGTGATGGAGAAGACTATCGTCCTTGACCTGTCAAAGGACAAGGTGCTGCGCGTGAGCCGCGAGGGCGAGATCAAGGAGATCGAGGCCAAGGCAGTCGTGCTGGCGATGGGATGCCGCGAACGCACGCGCGGCGCACTTTCAATCCCCGGACACCGGCCCGCCGGCGTCTACACGGCGGGTACGGTACAAAATCTCGTCAATCTGGAAAACATCATGCCTGGAAAGCATGTCGTCATCCTCGGCTCGGGAGACATCGGCCTCATCATGGCGCGCCGTATGACGCTTGAGGGGGCAAAGGTGGAGGCTGTCTTTGAGGTGCTTCCCTATTCCAGCGGACTTCAGAGGAATATCCGCCAGTGTCTCGACGATTACGGCATTCCCCTCTACCTCGCGACGACAGTGATAGATATCTACGGTCCGAACGGGCGTCTTGAGGGAGTGACGGTGGCGGAGGTCGACGAACGGCGCCGCCCCGTTAAAGGGACGGAGCGTTTCGTCCCCTGCGATACTCTGCTTCTCTCCGTCGGCCTCATCCCGGAAAACGAGCTGACCCGCGAGGCCGAGGTACTGATCGACAGCGTAACTCAGGGCGCAGACGTTGACGACAGCTGCATGACAAAGATACCGGGTATCTTCGCCTGCGGCAACGTGCTCCATGTCCACGACCTCGTCGACTTCGTCTCAATGGAGGCCGCGCGTGCTGGGCGGAACGCGGCGCTTTACGCCGCAGGCAGGCTTGCCGGACAAAATAAAGAGGTCGCGGTAAAGGCCGGCGAGGGCGTCCGTTACGTCGTCCCGCAGCGTATCAGCCGCGGTGAAGACGTCTCGCTCGCCTTCCGCGTCACAACCCCCTCAAGCGGAAGGGTGATCGAGGTCCGCGACGGAGAGCGCGTGCTGAAGACAAAAGAGGAGACGCGCCTGCACCCGGCGGAGATGGTGTGGGTCGAGATGGGAAAGATGGATCTTGAGGATATCAACTCTCTGGAGGTGCGCGTGAGATGA
- a CDS encoding TRAP transporter small permease has product MLKFLNNIEEKFLVLNLLISTLIVFMNVVLRYVFSASLSWVDEAARYMFIWLIWIGADYTLANRKHLRIDIISAKLHGRARLGLELFVMTIWCGFCIFLGYQGVKLVRVVVEQQQLSTAMQISMGWAYLCIPLSGIFMAIRLVFDIINIFRTGEIEKPVLSEEEEMIEEAKKGVTM; this is encoded by the coding sequence ATGCTGAAATTTCTAAACAACATCGAAGAAAAATTCCTCGTTTTAAATCTGCTCATCTCCACCCTTATAGTCTTCATGAACGTAGTGCTCAGATATGTGTTCAGCGCCTCGCTCTCATGGGTAGACGAGGCGGCGCGCTATATGTTCATCTGGCTCATCTGGATCGGAGCCGATTATACGCTGGCGAACAGAAAACACCTGCGCATAGACATCATCTCGGCAAAGCTCCACGGAAGGGCCCGTCTCGGCCTGGAGCTCTTTGTAATGACGATATGGTGCGGCTTCTGTATCTTTCTCGGCTACCAGGGAGTCAAGCTCGTACGCGTAGTCGTCGAACAGCAGCAGCTTTCAACGGCGATGCAGATCAGTATGGGCTGGGCCTATCTATGTATCCCCCTCTCAGGGATATTTATGGCCATACGTCTCGTTTTTGACATCATCAACATTTTCCGCACCGGCGAGATAGAAAAACCGGTGCTCAGCGAAGAGGAAGAGATGATCGAAGAAGCTAAGAAAGGAGTGACGATGTAA
- a CDS encoding creatininase family protein, producing MTWKDIEAERGEMVALIVSGSVEQHGPHLPTGTDLYIAMGIADRIASLPEAGDIAARLVLLPPFFHTYAKESDGWRGTLNLDGNTLTLVARDIIKGLFRQGIKRAVLLNGHLESYSFLLEGIELATEGCGDVQVISVNWWDFIGDGLIGELFADRWPGWVAEHAALTETSIMLALHPELVREELAEAGFIPQPLPYKIFPQPQEVRPPSGMYAPAEGASAEIGERLISEVLRNLVPIIRERFR from the coding sequence ATGACCTGGAAGGATATTGAGGCGGAGCGCGGAGAGATGGTCGCTCTGATCGTGAGCGGTTCGGTCGAACAACATGGTCCGCATCTTCCGACCGGCACCGATCTTTATATAGCGATGGGAATAGCCGACCGCATCGCTTCGCTCCCGGAAGCCGGTGATATCGCGGCGCGGCTCGTGCTGCTGCCGCCCTTTTTTCATACGTACGCGAAGGAAAGCGACGGCTGGCGCGGCACGCTTAATCTCGACGGGAATACCCTTACGCTTGTAGCTCGTGATATTATAAAGGGTCTCTTCCGGCAGGGTATCAAGAGGGCCGTTCTGTTGAACGGACATCTGGAGAGCTATTCGTTCCTTCTTGAGGGAATAGAACTTGCGACGGAGGGATGCGGCGACGTTCAGGTGATATCGGTCAACTGGTGGGATTTTATCGGCGACGGACTTATCGGCGAACTCTTTGCCGATCGGTGGCCCGGCTGGGTCGCTGAGCATGCGGCGCTTACGGAGACCTCCATAATGCTCGCCCTCCATCCCGAACTGGTGAGGGAAGAGCTGGCCGAGGCGGGCTTTATCCCGCAGCCGCTGCCCTATAAGATTTTTCCGCAGCCGCAGGAGGTGCGCCCGCCGTCCGGTATGTACGCTCCGGCGGAGGGGGCGTCCGCGGAGATCGGTGAACGCTTGATCTCTGAGGTTTTGAGGAATCTTGTTCCTATAATAAGAGAACGGTTTCGTTAG